From one Streptomyces sp. ICC1 genomic stretch:
- a CDS encoding 4'-phosphopantetheinyl transferase family protein, which translates to MDTVFPPIAPGRIHRWGGAALIVARRPGLPPGPVLSAAERRVIRGLPAWRQAEWAAGRLLAKRLVAEVRAAPEDEVEILPRDDGSPRVLVGGSPVPGAHLSISHTAGHVAAALAPEPVGVDLCESASAAAVRRAADHILSPGELSLIGTDRPDALAGAWSLKEAAVKADRSGVFGAAPHRIPILGLRPPLLGGRRRAMVWRAGDAVLALVLTPPGRAAGAA; encoded by the coding sequence GTGGACACCGTGTTCCCGCCGATCGCCCCGGGCCGCATCCACCGGTGGGGCGGGGCCGCCCTCATCGTGGCCCGGCGCCCCGGCCTCCCGCCGGGACCGGTCCTGTCTGCGGCCGAACGGCGCGTCATCCGCGGGCTGCCCGCCTGGCGGCAGGCCGAGTGGGCGGCCGGCCGGCTGCTCGCCAAGCGCCTGGTCGCCGAGGTCCGCGCCGCCCCGGAGGACGAGGTGGAGATCCTCCCGCGCGACGACGGCAGCCCGCGCGTCCTCGTCGGCGGCAGCCCGGTGCCCGGCGCGCACCTCTCCATCAGCCACACCGCCGGCCACGTCGCCGCGGCCCTCGCGCCGGAACCGGTCGGAGTGGACCTGTGCGAGAGCGCCTCGGCGGCGGCCGTACGCCGCGCCGCCGACCACATCCTGTCCCCCGGGGAGCTCTCCCTCATCGGTACGGACCGGCCCGACGCCCTGGCCGGTGCCTGGTCGCTGAAGGAAGCCGCGGTGAAGGCCGACCGGAGCGGCGTCTTCGGCGCCGCCCCGCACCGCATCCCGATCCTCGGCCTGCGCCCGCCCCTCCTCGGCGGACGGCGCCGCGCGATGGTGTGGCGGGCGGGGGACGCGGTCCTGGCCCTCGTGCTCACGCCGCCCGGCCGCGCCGCCGGAGCCGCCTGA
- a CDS encoding polysaccharide deacetylase family protein yields MYKKQPQPAPPQAGAPGKAPTMAPGPNGLTPVFERAKQRTDKTVALTFDADMTSDQGPRAADGEHFDNPQLISTLRTLKVPSTVFMTGRWAEQYPDQAKSIGTDPNFEIANHSYSHHAFKSPCYGLPTLDEAAARADVDRAFEAFRKAGAVNTVPYFRFPGGCYDDQALRAISTAKVTAVQWDVVSGDAFAKDPDAVAEQVLSGVKPGSVVVMHCTRSAAPVTEEAIRKIVPELRKRGYRFVKVSELIGN; encoded by the coding sequence GTGTATAAGAAACAGCCCCAGCCCGCCCCGCCGCAGGCGGGCGCCCCCGGGAAGGCGCCGACGATGGCGCCCGGGCCGAACGGCCTGACCCCCGTCTTCGAGCGGGCGAAGCAGCGGACCGACAAGACCGTGGCGCTGACCTTCGACGCCGACATGACCTCCGACCAGGGGCCGCGCGCGGCGGACGGGGAGCACTTCGACAACCCGCAGCTGATCTCCACGCTGCGCACGCTCAAGGTGCCCTCGACGGTCTTCATGACGGGCCGCTGGGCCGAGCAGTACCCGGACCAGGCGAAGTCCATCGGCACCGATCCGAACTTCGAGATCGCGAACCACTCGTACAGCCACCACGCCTTCAAGTCCCCCTGCTACGGGCTCCCCACCCTCGACGAGGCCGCCGCCCGCGCCGACGTGGACCGGGCCTTCGAGGCCTTCCGCAAGGCGGGGGCCGTCAACACCGTCCCGTACTTCCGCTTCCCCGGCGGCTGCTACGACGACCAGGCGCTGCGGGCGATCTCCACGGCCAAGGTCACGGCCGTCCAGTGGGACGTGGTCAGCGGGGACGCCTTCGCGAAGGATCCCGACGCGGTGGCCGAGCAGGTGCTGTCCGGGGTGAAGCCCGGATCGGTCGTGGTCATGCACTGCACGCGCAGCGCCGCCCCGGTCACCGAGGAGGCCATCCGGAAGATCGTCCCGGAGCTGCGCAAGCGCGGCTACCGGTTCGTCAAGGTGTCCGAGCTCATCGGGAATTGA
- a CDS encoding peptidyl-tRNA hydrolase translates to MSTEDAQAHTGVPAVGADSPFRQERIARDEAPQFVLPLVVRIEKTGPPARTDALETAARAVLVLLTDERSADGGEWAEAVRDWQDARIRKVVRRARGAEWRKAGTLPGVTVRGGASEVRVFPPVPLDGWPKELAKLQVSGTELDDPEPAAPAEPGLPVLWLNPDVEMSAGKAMAQAGHGAQLAWWELTGAERAAWRDAGFRLAVRTAPRERWPELSASGLPVVRDAGFTEIAPGSCTVVADHPALRARL, encoded by the coding sequence ATGAGCACCGAGGACGCGCAAGCGCACACAGGGGTACCCGCCGTCGGGGCGGACAGCCCGTTCCGGCAGGAGCGGATCGCCCGCGACGAGGCCCCGCAGTTCGTGCTGCCGCTGGTGGTGCGGATCGAGAAGACCGGGCCGCCGGCCCGTACGGACGCCCTGGAGACGGCGGCGCGCGCGGTGCTGGTACTGCTCACGGACGAGCGGTCGGCCGACGGCGGCGAGTGGGCCGAGGCCGTGCGGGACTGGCAGGACGCGCGGATCCGCAAGGTGGTCCGCCGGGCGCGCGGGGCGGAGTGGCGCAAGGCCGGCACCCTGCCGGGCGTCACGGTGCGGGGCGGAGCCTCGGAGGTACGGGTCTTCCCGCCGGTCCCGCTCGACGGCTGGCCCAAGGAGCTCGCCAAGCTCCAGGTGTCGGGCACCGAGCTGGACGATCCGGAGCCGGCCGCCCCCGCGGAGCCCGGACTGCCGGTGCTGTGGCTCAACCCGGACGTGGAGATGTCCGCCGGCAAGGCGATGGCCCAGGCCGGGCACGGCGCGCAGCTGGCCTGGTGGGAGCTGACCGGCGCGGAGCGCGCCGCCTGGCGGGACGCCGGCTTCCGGCTGGCCGTGCGCACGGCCCCGCGCGAGCGCTGGCCGGAGCTGTCCGCGAGCGGCCTGCCGGTGGTGCGGGACGCGGGGTTCACGGAGATCGCACCGGGTTCCTGCACCGTGGTCGCGGACCATCCCGCACTGCGGGCACGGCTCTAG
- a CDS encoding DUF692 domain-containing protein, with product MKPMAHLGVGIGWRPEIAEAVEGLPGLDWVEVVAENICPGHLPEPLRRLLDRGVRVVPHGVSLGLGGADRPDPAKLAALAERAVALGAPIVTEHIAFVRTSALGAAPALEAGHLLPVARTRDALDVLCENVRIAQDALPVPLALENIAALLAWPGEELTEGQFLTELVERTGVRLLIDVANLHTNRVNRGEDPAAVLDGIPLEALAYVHVAGGVERGGVWHDTHAHPVPEVVLDVLAQLRARVDPPGVLLERDDDFPPDGELAGELTAIRGVLDRAGTPSRPLPDTAPDAVAGATAAAAPDAAPDAVAAAGTDVPARPSAGPAGPGGTALDKARTRVGLGQAALLSALVAGTPVPEGFDRQRVRVQARALAAKRAGVVARLAPELPGILGGQEPYRKAFLDYARHRPMASGYRRDALDFAEHLLIRDLPADPAARRRLTLWWQDRAGARPPRRIVRWARALAGRAA from the coding sequence ATGAAGCCCATGGCACACCTGGGGGTGGGCATCGGATGGCGGCCGGAGATCGCGGAAGCGGTGGAAGGCCTGCCGGGGCTGGACTGGGTCGAGGTGGTGGCCGAGAACATCTGCCCCGGCCACCTGCCGGAGCCGCTGCGGCGGCTGCTCGACCGCGGGGTCCGCGTCGTGCCCCACGGGGTCTCGCTCGGACTCGGCGGCGCCGACCGGCCGGACCCGGCGAAGCTGGCCGCGCTCGCCGAGCGGGCGGTGGCGCTGGGGGCGCCGATCGTCACCGAGCACATCGCCTTCGTACGGACCTCCGCGCTGGGGGCCGCGCCGGCGCTGGAGGCCGGGCACCTGCTGCCCGTGGCGCGGACGCGGGACGCGCTGGACGTGCTCTGCGAGAACGTGCGCATCGCACAGGACGCGCTGCCGGTGCCGCTCGCGCTGGAGAACATCGCCGCGCTGCTGGCCTGGCCCGGCGAGGAGCTCACGGAGGGGCAGTTCCTGACGGAGCTCGTCGAGCGGACCGGCGTGCGGCTGCTCATCGACGTGGCCAACCTGCACACCAACCGGGTGAACCGCGGGGAGGACCCGGCCGCCGTGCTGGACGGGATCCCGCTGGAGGCGCTGGCGTACGTGCACGTCGCCGGGGGCGTGGAGCGGGGCGGGGTGTGGCACGACACCCACGCGCACCCGGTGCCGGAGGTGGTGCTGGACGTGCTGGCGCAGCTCCGCGCCCGGGTGGACCCGCCGGGGGTGCTCCTGGAGCGGGACGACGACTTCCCGCCGGACGGGGAGCTGGCCGGGGAACTCACCGCGATCCGGGGGGTCCTGGACCGTGCCGGGACCCCGTCCCGGCCCCTGCCGGACACCGCACCGGATGCCGTGGCGGGTGCCACGGCGGCTGCCGCACCGGACGCCGCGCCGGATGCCGTGGCGGCTGCCGGCACGGATGTCCCGGCGCGCCCGTCCGCCGGGCCCGCGGGACCCGGCGGCACGGCGCTGGACAAGGCGCGGACGCGGGTCGGCCTCGGCCAGGCCGCGCTCCTGTCGGCCCTGGTGGCCGGCACGCCCGTGCCCGAGGGGTTCGACCGGCAGCGGGTCCGGGTCCAGGCCCGGGCGCTGGCGGCCAAGCGGGCCGGGGTCGTGGCCCGGCTGGCCCCCGAGCTGCCCGGGATCCTGGGCGGGCAGGAGCCGTACCGCAAGGCCTTCCTCGACTACGCCCGGCACCGGCCGATGGCCTCCGGGTACCGGCGCGACGCGCTGGACTTCGCCGAGCACCTGCTGATCCGGGACCTGCCCGCCGATCCCGCGGCACGGCGCCGGCTCACGCTCTGGTGGCAGGACCGGGCCGGGGCGCGGCCGCCGCGCCGCATCGTGCGCTGGGCCCGCGCGCTGGCGGGGAGAGCGGCATGA
- a CDS encoding aminotransferase class I/II-fold pyridoxal phosphate-dependent enzyme, with protein sequence MNAPANNPMDDLLQLVRQQVALINRLTEALPVRDPAARAADPAAAPPAPLAAVPDLPLAAAPTAPLSPAPPACEEPVPAGDLDEVTEAVLGHVARISAFPVDRLRADQPLIDELGFDSLMLTDLFTSLKRQWPRWRFDESAADRPTAGRIAALIATGSADAADAAVPVQRDGHDGAAHAEDAHGDGAPPQAPAAPAAAPLPEEHTRIECFPEVAAHGERIATFDRTGLRNPYFLVHEGGMTDTTVIDGRELLSFSGYNYLGMATHPQVNEAAKRAIDACGTSASASRLLSGSRPLHLELEAELADLLGCEAAVTLANGHATNVTVIGHLVGPGDLVIHDSLAHDSILQGCKLSGATRRPFPHNDAAALDAVLGQVRHQYRRVLVVIEGVYSMDGDIADLPALIEVKHRHGALLMIDEAHSIGTIGATGRGVGEHFGIDRPAVDLWSGTLSKALASCGGYVAGRREVVEYLRYTVPGFVYSAGMTPADTAASLTALRLLRAEPQRVARLAENAALFVRLARAAGVDIGDSHDTPVVPCIVGDSLKTLRLAEALFQRGISVNPILYPAVPEEMARLRFFITADHTPEQIRDAVAALEQELGRLAAADAGDPADAGEAPDPADAPDPADAARAA encoded by the coding sequence ATGAACGCCCCGGCGAACAACCCGATGGACGACCTGCTCCAGCTGGTCCGGCAGCAGGTGGCCCTCATCAACCGGCTCACGGAGGCCCTCCCCGTACGGGACCCGGCCGCGCGGGCCGCCGACCCGGCGGCTGCCCCTCCCGCGCCCCTGGCCGCCGTACCGGACCTCCCCCTCGCCGCGGCCCCCACGGCCCCGCTGTCCCCCGCGCCTCCCGCCTGCGAGGAGCCGGTGCCGGCCGGGGACCTCGACGAGGTCACCGAGGCCGTGCTCGGGCACGTGGCCCGGATCAGCGCGTTCCCGGTGGACCGGCTGCGCGCCGACCAGCCGCTGATCGACGAGCTCGGCTTCGACTCGCTGATGCTGACCGATCTCTTCACCTCCCTCAAGCGGCAGTGGCCCCGGTGGAGGTTCGACGAGAGCGCCGCCGACCGGCCGACCGCCGGGAGGATCGCCGCGCTGATCGCGACCGGCTCCGCGGACGCCGCGGACGCGGCCGTCCCCGTACAACGAGACGGCCACGACGGGGCCGCGCACGCCGAGGACGCTCACGGCGACGGAGCCCCGCCCCAGGCGCCGGCCGCTCCCGCCGCCGCCCCGCTGCCCGAGGAGCACACGCGGATCGAGTGCTTCCCGGAGGTCGCCGCCCACGGCGAGCGCATCGCCACCTTCGACCGGACCGGGCTGCGCAACCCGTACTTCCTCGTCCACGAAGGCGGCATGACGGACACGACGGTGATCGACGGCCGGGAACTGCTCTCGTTCTCCGGCTACAACTACCTCGGCATGGCGACGCACCCCCAGGTGAACGAGGCCGCCAAGCGGGCCATCGACGCCTGCGGCACCTCGGCGTCCGCCAGCCGGCTGCTGTCCGGCAGCCGTCCGCTCCATCTGGAGCTCGAAGCCGAACTCGCCGACCTGCTCGGATGCGAGGCCGCGGTCACCCTGGCCAACGGCCACGCCACCAACGTCACCGTGATCGGGCACCTCGTCGGACCCGGGGACCTCGTCATCCACGACTCCCTCGCCCACGACAGCATCCTGCAGGGGTGCAAGCTCTCCGGCGCGACCCGGCGGCCGTTCCCCCACAACGACGCGGCCGCCCTCGACGCCGTCCTCGGACAGGTCCGCCACCAGTACCGGCGGGTGCTCGTCGTCATCGAGGGCGTGTACAGCATGGACGGCGACATCGCCGACCTGCCGGCCCTCATCGAGGTCAAGCACCGGCACGGCGCCCTGCTGATGATCGACGAGGCGCACAGCATCGGAACCATCGGCGCTACGGGGCGCGGCGTCGGCGAGCACTTCGGCATCGACCGCCCGGCCGTCGACCTGTGGTCGGGCACGCTCTCCAAGGCCCTGGCGAGCTGCGGCGGGTACGTCGCCGGGCGCCGCGAGGTCGTGGAGTACCTGCGCTACACCGTCCCGGGCTTCGTCTACAGCGCCGGCATGACCCCGGCCGACACCGCGGCGTCCCTGACCGCCCTGCGCCTGCTGCGTGCCGAACCGCAGCGCGTGGCACGGCTCGCGGAGAACGCCGCCCTGTTCGTCCGCCTCGCCCGCGCTGCGGGCGTCGACATCGGGGACAGCCACGACACGCCGGTCGTCCCGTGCATCGTGGGCGACTCCCTGAAGACCCTGCGGCTCGCGGAGGCCCTGTTCCAGCGGGGCATCAGCGTCAACCCGATCCTCTACCCGGCCGTACCCGAGGAGATGGCCCGGCTGCGCTTCTTCATCACCGCCGACCACACGCCCGAGCAGATCCGCGACGCCGTGGCCGCGCTGGAGCAAGAGCTCGGGCGCCTCGCTGCGGCCGACGCGGGCGACCCGGCCGACGCGGGCGAGGCCCCGGACCCGGCCGATGCCCCGGACCCGGCCGATGCCGCCCGCGCGGCCTGA
- a CDS encoding TIGR04222 domain-containing membrane protein — MNFFDLLALGIWIGVITSTALLVRGLRRAQPSTFGPAPRLHDLSEAAFMAGGPGAVVDAALVSLLCDGRMVVGGPGIVQLRPGVRATDPAERAVLQAHRGAASGWLYQIRYAAMRDPAVQETGDALAARGLIAAPGGRRAQYHHGVIQASVCGVLLILSLPLTFVALALYAGSGDFHVPFIAEVFPVLLAGIIAAAVGASRARQRITGAGAAALRDIRAHYRTDQSPYVQTSLFGLRGLRDPYLREQLVPAARGTRLAAAQSRPRTGSSEPAWGSGAELVPVVWCAGSDGGGSGGSGGSGCGSGSSCGSSGGSGCSSGSSCGSSGGGSSCSGSSSSGSSCSSSSGSSCSSSS, encoded by the coding sequence ATGAACTTCTTCGACCTCCTCGCCCTCGGCATCTGGATCGGCGTCATCACCTCCACCGCCCTCCTGGTGCGCGGTCTGCGGCGCGCGCAGCCCTCCACCTTCGGCCCCGCTCCCCGGCTGCACGACCTGTCCGAGGCCGCCTTCATGGCGGGCGGCCCCGGCGCGGTGGTGGATGCCGCGCTCGTCTCCCTGCTCTGCGACGGCCGGATGGTGGTCGGCGGGCCGGGCATCGTCCAGCTGCGGCCCGGGGTGCGGGCGACCGATCCCGCCGAACGGGCCGTGCTCCAGGCCCACCGGGGCGCGGCGTCCGGCTGGCTCTACCAGATCCGGTACGCCGCCATGCGGGACCCGGCCGTCCAGGAGACCGGCGACGCGCTGGCCGCCCGCGGGCTGATCGCCGCGCCCGGCGGGCGGCGCGCGCAGTACCACCACGGGGTGATCCAGGCGTCCGTGTGCGGGGTGCTGCTGATCCTGTCGCTGCCGCTCACCTTCGTCGCCCTCGCCCTGTACGCGGGCTCCGGCGACTTCCACGTGCCGTTCATCGCCGAGGTGTTCCCCGTTCTGCTGGCCGGAATCATCGCGGCCGCCGTCGGCGCCTCGCGCGCCCGGCAGCGGATCACCGGGGCGGGGGCGGCGGCCCTGCGCGACATCCGCGCCCACTACCGGACCGACCAGAGCCCGTACGTCCAGACCTCGTTGTTCGGGCTGCGCGGCCTGCGCGACCCCTACCTGCGCGAGCAACTGGTGCCGGCGGCCCGCGGGACCCGGCTGGCCGCGGCCCAGTCCCGTCCGCGTACCGGCAGCTCAGAGCCTGCTTGGGGGTCCGGAGCCGAGCTGGTTCCGGTCGTCTGGTGCGCGGGCTCCGACGGCGGCGGGTCGGGAGGATCCGGCGGGTCGGGCTGCGGATCGGGGTCGAGCTGCGGCTCCTCGGGCGGCAGCGGCTGCTCGTCGGGATCGAGCTGCGGCTCCTCCGGCGGCGGTTCCAGCTGTTCCGGCAGCAGTTCCAGCGGTTCGAGTTGCAGCAGTTCGTCCGGTTCCAGTTGCAGCAGCAGTTCCTGA
- a CDS encoding SpoIIE family protein phosphatase, giving the protein MERIPTSPGERPEDTGASPEPAYTATATVNEQGIVTEWSEGAGRLLGYPPAEAVGRPVAEFLADADADAGAAAGDPARRIPADRERWSGTVALRHRDGHRLEPRLLAHRWTSTSGTTRWFVVSAVPGGPGTPLDEPLREWAFAQSTSFLAIFDEDLRLVLANAGMKRALSLTEAEMRGLRLPEIAPDPVSDETERKMRLALETGEPQNVDAFIRPADAGTGTGAGTEGGWVTSLSPLRDPDGRVRAVCLTAHERTAPQAGRRQVTAHGTTATGADAARIGTTQDNARTAQELADVAVPRLADFAVVDLLEPLPRRADPAAGPVTGPVTVRRTAVRSVLDATPESRVAIGGTTVYPPLSPAVECLAAGRGAVYETTDPAIAAWAAQDPGAAWIGEYGTRSLMVVPLCAGGMTLGLAVFSRHQRREPFQPKDLWLAEELVAKAAVSIRNAPRHVREHTSTMTLQRSLLPHTMPVQTALEIATRYLPAGGDAGVGGDWFDVIPLSGARVALVVGDVVGHGMRATATMGRLRTAVRTLADVDLPPDELLTHLDDLVIHLSADETDPGGAGDAAGGIGTTCLYVVYDPVTRHCTVARAGHPPPVVVSPEGSVYLLDVPAGPPLGLGGLPFETIEVELPEWSILALYTDGLLQARDHDIDEALDNMFTALARPASTLDAVCDRVLTALLTHPPDDDVALLVARTRALHADKVVVWDVPSDPSVVGQARRDATEQLAAWGLDDAAFVTELVVSELVTNAIRYGEPPIQLRLIHENSTLICEVSDSSNTAPHMRRARIFDEGGRGLLLVAQLSQRWGTRHTPVGKTIWAEQSLVGF; this is encoded by the coding sequence ATGGAGCGAATTCCCACCTCTCCTGGTGAGCGGCCGGAGGATACGGGCGCCTCCCCCGAACCGGCGTACACGGCCACGGCGACCGTCAACGAGCAGGGCATCGTCACCGAGTGGAGCGAAGGCGCCGGCCGCCTGCTCGGCTACCCGCCCGCCGAGGCCGTGGGACGGCCCGTCGCCGAGTTCCTCGCCGATGCCGATGCCGATGCCGGCGCAGCCGCCGGCGATCCGGCACGGCGGATCCCTGCCGACCGGGAGAGGTGGAGCGGCACCGTGGCACTTCGGCACCGGGACGGCCACCGACTGGAGCCGAGGCTGCTCGCGCACCGGTGGACGTCCACCAGCGGGACCACCAGGTGGTTCGTGGTGTCCGCCGTGCCGGGCGGACCCGGCACGCCCCTGGACGAACCGCTGAGGGAGTGGGCGTTCGCCCAGTCCACGAGCTTCCTGGCGATCTTCGACGAGGACCTGCGGCTGGTGCTGGCGAACGCCGGGATGAAGCGCGCACTGTCCCTCACCGAGGCCGAGATGCGCGGGCTCCGCCTGCCCGAGATCGCGCCGGACCCCGTGAGCGACGAGACCGAGCGCAAGATGCGCCTGGCCCTGGAGACGGGTGAGCCGCAGAACGTGGACGCCTTCATCCGCCCGGCGGACGCGGGCACGGGCACGGGCGCGGGCACTGAGGGCGGCTGGGTGACCTCGCTCTCCCCCTTGCGGGACCCGGACGGCAGGGTCCGCGCCGTGTGCCTGACCGCCCACGAGCGGACCGCGCCCCAGGCCGGCCGCCGCCAGGTCACGGCCCACGGCACCACCGCCACCGGCGCGGACGCCGCGCGCATCGGCACCACCCAGGACAACGCCCGTACGGCGCAGGAGCTGGCCGATGTCGCCGTCCCCCGGCTGGCCGACTTCGCGGTCGTCGACCTGCTGGAACCCCTCCCGCGCCGCGCCGACCCGGCCGCCGGCCCGGTGACGGGGCCGGTCACCGTGCGGCGTACCGCTGTGCGGTCGGTCCTCGACGCGACCCCGGAGTCCCGGGTCGCGATCGGCGGGACGACCGTCTACCCACCGCTGTCACCCGCCGTCGAATGCCTGGCCGCGGGCCGCGGCGCGGTGTACGAGACGACGGATCCGGCCATCGCCGCATGGGCCGCCCAGGACCCCGGCGCCGCCTGGATCGGCGAGTACGGGACCCGCTCGCTGATGGTGGTGCCGCTGTGCGCGGGCGGCATGACCCTCGGGCTGGCCGTCTTCAGCCGTCATCAGCGCCGGGAGCCCTTCCAGCCGAAGGACCTGTGGCTGGCCGAGGAGCTCGTGGCCAAGGCAGCCGTCAGCATCCGCAACGCACCCCGGCACGTACGGGAGCACACCAGCACGATGACGCTGCAGCGCAGCCTGCTCCCACACACGATGCCCGTGCAGACGGCCCTCGAGATCGCCACCCGCTACCTGCCCGCCGGGGGCGATGCCGGTGTGGGCGGGGACTGGTTCGACGTGATCCCGCTGTCCGGCGCGCGGGTGGCCCTGGTCGTGGGCGATGTGGTCGGCCACGGCATGCGCGCCACCGCGACCATGGGCCGGCTGCGCACCGCGGTGCGCACCCTGGCCGATGTCGACCTGCCGCCCGACGAGCTGCTCACCCACCTCGACGACCTCGTCATCCACCTGTCCGCCGACGAGACCGACCCCGGAGGAGCGGGGGACGCCGCCGGGGGCATCGGCACCACGTGCCTGTACGTGGTCTACGACCCGGTCACCCGGCACTGCACCGTGGCCCGGGCGGGCCACCCGCCGCCCGTGGTCGTCTCTCCGGAGGGCTCCGTGTACCTCCTCGACGTCCCGGCGGGGCCGCCGCTGGGCCTGGGGGGGCTGCCCTTCGAGACCATCGAGGTCGAGCTTCCCGAGTGGAGCATCCTGGCCCTGTACACCGACGGCCTGCTGCAGGCCCGCGACCACGACATCGACGAGGCCCTGGACAACATGTTCACGGCGCTCGCCCGCCCCGCCTCCACCCTGGACGCGGTCTGCGACCGCGTGCTGACGGCTCTGCTGACGCATCCACCCGATGACGACGTCGCCCTGCTCGTCGCCCGTACCCGGGCCCTGCACGCGGACAAGGTCGTCGTCTGGGACGTGCCGTCCGACCCCTCCGTGGTCGGGCAGGCCCGTCGGGACGCCACCGAGCAGCTGGCGGCCTGGGGGCTCGACGACGCCGCTTTCGTCACCGAGCTCGTGGTCAGCGAGCTGGTCACCAACGCCATCCGGTACGGCGAGCCGCCGATCCAGCTGCGGCTGATCCACGAGAACAGCACGCTGATCTGCGAGGTCTCGGACTCGAGCAACACCGCCCCGCACATGCGGCGCGCGCGGATCTTCGACGAGGGAGGGCGCGGCCTGCTGCTGGTCGCGCAGCTCTCGCAGCGCTGGGGCACCCGGCACACCCCCGTGGGCAAGACGATCTGGGCCGAGCAGTCCCTCGTCGGGTTCTGA
- a CDS encoding TIGR04222 domain-containing membrane protein, with product MFWVLFLLLAWAGVLIACTRLLRAAGETAEPADGPPADGRPRHDELSLYEAAYLAGGPRRVAELTLLSMQRQRRLLLAHTGWATVLDPVGRDPHERSVLGAFGPDGQEPVVSVRAVAERDPAVRDLADRLGEAGLALRAGTRQDIGEGIRSVRRATGLVLAMTVAALCVPTPGTTTTIVLCWFSLPLILALGCLAIARVEGHAHSSWASPAGRRLLVELEQERGGRGSLAAVALRGPRAVDDPEVRAALAYGRRGPIPRQRGH from the coding sequence ATGTTCTGGGTCCTGTTCCTGCTCTTGGCCTGGGCAGGGGTGCTGATCGCGTGCACCCGCCTCCTGAGAGCCGCCGGCGAAACCGCGGAGCCCGCCGACGGGCCGCCCGCCGACGGGCGCCCGCGTCACGACGAGCTCAGCCTGTACGAGGCCGCGTACCTGGCCGGCGGCCCGCGGCGGGTGGCCGAGCTGACGCTGCTCTCGATGCAGCGCCAGCGGCGGCTGCTGCTCGCGCACACCGGCTGGGCCACCGTGCTCGACCCGGTGGGGCGCGATCCGCACGAGCGGTCCGTGCTCGGGGCGTTCGGGCCGGACGGCCAGGAGCCGGTGGTGTCCGTACGGGCGGTCGCGGAGCGGGATCCGGCCGTACGGGACCTCGCGGACCGGCTGGGCGAGGCGGGCCTCGCGCTGCGCGCCGGGACCCGGCAGGACATCGGCGAGGGGATCCGGTCGGTCCGCCGGGCCACCGGACTGGTACTGGCCATGACGGTGGCCGCGCTGTGCGTGCCGACGCCCGGGACCACGACCACGATCGTCCTGTGCTGGTTCTCGCTGCCGCTGATCCTGGCCCTGGGGTGCCTGGCCATCGCCCGCGTCGAGGGGCACGCGCACTCCTCCTGGGCCTCCCCCGCCGGCCGGCGGCTCCTCGTGGAGCTGGAGCAGGAGCGGGGCGGCCGGGGCTCGCTCGCCGCGGTGGCCCTGCGGGGGCCGCGCGCGGTCGACGACCCCGAGGTGCGGGCGGCGCTCGCGTACGGCAGGCGGGGGCCGATTCCGCGGCAACGGGGGCATTGA